The window TCTTCCTGTGCCTGCCGCACATTTATCGTTCATGGAAAAGTCAAGAACATTACCTTTCGCGTCCAGCTTTATGGCTTTACTGTCTTGTCCGCCAATGTCTATTACAGTTCTGGCATCCGGGAAGAAATAATTAGCGCCTTTAGCATGACATGTGATCTCCGTGACAACTTCGTTTGCAAAAGGGACTTTGATTCGGCCATAACCGGTAGCAACGATATAATCTAAGTCTTTTGTTTCCAGCTTAGTAGCATCTAAGATATGTTTAAAGATTTTATCACACGCCTTTTTACTGCTGGCACCTGTCGCAATGACTTCATAGGCTACAATTTCCTTTTTTTCATTTACTAATACAGCATCTGTTGATAAAGAGCCTATATCTATTCCAAGTGTTAACATTTATTTATTCTCCTTAGAGATCTATATGAGTACTGTGTAATATGTTTATCTGTCTAAAAATTACAATCGTTGATTATATCATAGTGATATTGTGCAGTCAATGTATTGTTTTTATATACTTTTCAGTGCTTGTTAATGGCCGGATAAAAAAAGGCTTATAAGGTTTGTACCTTATAAGCCTTTAAGTGGGGTATTAATTTATTTCTTGTGCCATATCTCCTGGAGAAGTTGTTTGGATATATATTCTAACTAACATCTACACAAGAGAAAAACCTTTCATTATAACGAATCAATCATATCCAGGCGGTCATTCTGGAAAAGCTGGCTTTGGCCAGTAAGTCCGTAGCTGCCATTAGCACGATCTCTCAACTCTCCTACTTTTGACTTGTTCCAGTTGTTGACTCTGGAATAGTAACCAACAATTCTTGTAATACCGTTTAGAACGATAGGTGCCCTGTCGTTCTGGATTACGCTCACGAACTCTTGGGCTTTGTCAGAATCTGTAACTTTTCGTACGATTTCATCGATAGACACCTCAACGTATGCTCCTTCAATACCTTCGGTCTTACTGTAGTCTCTGATTACAAAAACCTCTTCTTTTGATGGTAATGCTGTGCCAATAATTTCAAGGTCTGAAGACATCTCTACAGACTCTACAAAAAGAGTTAAACTCTTCTCGATTTTTTCGGCAACTCCAGTGTTTTCCTTTAATACTGTCACTATATTCCCCTTCATGAAAAATTACAAAAAATTAAAACAATAAATCACGCCTTTTACTGATTAACTAATCCTTTCAAATATATCTCCTTTTATGGAGGTTGAAAGTAGATTGAAATTTACTGTTAGAGCAAAACAGTATCAGGACAGGCAATTAAGTTTTCGAGTGGCTAATATACTGTTTATGAGTGAAAAGTCAAGTACGAATTTTGAGAAACATACAAAATATTGTACCTTTGTGATATTTAAACACAACATTTATAGTCGCAAAGACATTTTATTACAAGAGTTACAGTATGGGGTGAATGTGCTAAGATTTAATAGATTTTAATATATTTACCTGAAAAACAGGCAAAAAGAAAAAATATTATGCGCATTATATAGAAACTGAAAAATAGAAAAAATAGTTTGTGGCTGTGTAATGCATTATAAACAAAGGAGATACCGTTTGTAGTTCTGGTTTGTTTTTTATGATCTTGCGTACTTTTCTGAAACTGTTTCAAAGGCAGATGATATTTTAGGAGAGACTAAATCTGTACCAGGGAAATTATTAACTGTTCAGGTATGTTGATGTTTTTGTAACACGCAGTAAACGCGTGTGTTGTGGTTTTCTTGTCTTTTCAGGTGTGTTCCCGGGAGGCTTCTAACGCCCGGGTTGCAATTTTTGCTGTTTCTTTCTCAGTTTTTTATTTCCAAAGACAATCGGCAATATTTGATCAACGTTTTCTACAAATTTGAACGATAACTTCTCTTTTGCTTTATCAGGAACGTCTATTAAATCCTTTTCGTTTCTTTTTGGTAGGATAACGGTAGTAATACCTGCTCTTTTTGCCGCCAGGACTTTTTCTTTAACCCCGCCAACCGATAAAACTCTTCCTCTTAGCGTTATTTCTCCTGTCATTGCAACATGAGGATTTGTTGCTGCTTTTTTAAATAGTGATATTAGAGAAATTGCCATGGTAACACCTGCTGAAGGTCCATCCTTGGGAATAGCCCCGGCAGGAACATGGATATGGTAGTCATATTTAGAGAAATCTTCTATTATAATGTTCACGGTATTCGCCTTAGCACGGACATAGCTCATTGCAGCCTGGGCCGATTCCTTCATGACATCTCCAAGCTGACCTGTTAACGTTAGCTTTCCGCTTCCCGGCATCCTGGTAGATTCAATAAATAGTATCTCTCCTCCTGATTGGGTCCATGCCAGGCCGGTTGCTACTCCTGGTTCAATAGACCTGTCCGCAATTTCAGAGAAGAATTTTATGGGACCGAGAAACTCACTAATGTTTTTGGAGTTCACTTTAACTGTCTTTGTATTACCTGACGCAACTTCTTTGGCTACTTTTCGACAAACTGTGCCAATTTCACGTTCCAGATTTCTCAGCCCGGCCTCTCTGGTATAATCACTTATTATAATCCTGACAGTTTTATCATTAATCTTTAAATTATTGCTTTTTAATCCGTGAGCTTCGAATTGTTTTGGGACCAGGTACTGTTTTGCAATTTCAAGTTTTTCTTCTTTACTATATCCCGGCAGGTACAACACTTCCATCCTGTCTCTAAGTGCGTGTGGTATAGTATCTAGAATGTTGGCTGTTGTTATAAACATTACTTTTGATAGATCAAATGGGACATCAAGATAATGGTCTGAAAATGAATAATTCTGCTCGGGATCGAGTACTTCTAGTAATGCGGATGAAGGATCTCCATGAAAATCTGATACCAGTTTGTCTACCTCATCCAGCATGTATACAGGGTTATTTGAGGAGACCTTACGGAGTCCTTGAATGATTCTACCCGGGAGCGCGCCTACGTAAGTACGTCTATGGCCTCGTATTTCAGCTTCGTCACGAATTCCTCCCAATGACATTCTGATAAATTTTCTTCCCATTGCTCTGGCTATTGACTTGCCAAGAGATGTTTTGCCTGTTCCAGGTGGGCCGACAAAGCATAGGATAGGTCCTTTCATGTCTTTTTTCAGTTTCCTGACAGCCAAATATTCAAGAATCCTCTCCTTGACCTTTTTCAAGTTGTAATGGTCTGTGTCTAAAACCTTTTGAGCACTGGGAATATTCAGGTTGTCTTTAGTAGATGTTGACCAGGGAAGCGCTATTAACCAGTCAAGGTACGTGCGTGCTACAGTATATTCTGCTGATGAAGGGTGCATTCTTGAAAGGCGGGAGAGTTCCCGGTCAGCTTCCTTTTGAGCTTCTTCCGGTAACTTTGCCTGCTTTAATTTTTTTCTCAATTCTTTTACCTCTGCAGCCTGATCATCTCCTTCGCCAAGCTCTTCCTGTATCGCTTTAAGCTGTTGGCGTAGATAATACTCGCGCTGTCCTTTGTCCATTTCGTTCTTAACTTGTGTTTGTATCTTACCGGCAAGTTCTAATACCTGCATTTCATTGTTAATGAAAGTATTTATCTTCTGTAATCGTTCTTTTACATTTGTTGATTCAAGTATTTGCTGTTTTTCAGGAACACTTATATTCAAGTGAGAAGATATTAAATCTGAAAGTTTACCCGGATCATCTATGTTAACTGTAACTATTTTTAATTCTTCCGGTAAGTTGGGAGCGACGGATATCATGCGTGAAAACTGATTCCTGGCATTTGTTGCCAGAGCTTCAGTTTCAACGTCTTCTTTATCTATTACGTCCTGTAATACATCTACTTTTGCTTTAAAGAAAGGTTCTATTGATGTGAACTCTTTAATATGTATTCTGGATATTCCTTGTACAAGCATCTTTGCCGTATCATCGGGCATCCTTAACATTTGCAATACAACAGAAGCGGTTCCGTATTCATACAGATCTGATGGCACCAACTTATTTTTTTCTTCCTCTTTATGTGTAACAAGTGCGACAAATCTGTTTGTCGCTAAAACGTTATCAAGCAGCTTAAGTTCTTCATCTGTTGATACTCCCAGAGCAGTGACCATTTGAGGGAAAACGACAACATCTTTCAGTCCAAGAACAGGCAATTCATCAGGTACCGTCAAAGATTCCGGCTCAAATTGCCCGGGAATCTTTGCTTTATCAAGTTCCGTTTTTCCAGATTTAATAGGATTTTTCTTTTTTGCTTTCATTGGAGTACAAATTTAATAGCTGATTTTAATAGATATTGTAGAATTAAACGCTTTTTCGGCTTTTGGGATAGTTATTACAATAAATCCATTCTCATATGTGGCATGAATATTGTTCGCGTCAACTTGTTTTGGAGTTTTTATTTTTCTTTCAAAGTATCCGTGTCTAATTTCAACTTGATGAAAACATACTTTATGATGGGTAGTGTCGTTGTCTCTTTTTCCGTTTACCGTGAGAATCTGATCAGAAAACAGTACTGATATATCTTCTGGCTGGAGGCCGGAAACAGCCATTTTTACTATAATATTTTTTTCAGTCTCATATACGTCAGTGGGCGGTTGCCATGGAGTTGATGGGGCAAAATCATGGCTTTTTGCCATAAAAAAGAACTCTTCAAAGAGTTTTTCAATACTACTGTGCTTTGCCATTAAATTGTTTAATTAATGAGAAATTATAAAGTAGATAACACGTCGGTTCAGTGAGATGTTGTCCTGATCACCTGCCAGTGCCGGATCTCGGACGGGGTGTTTGAGTGATACTCTTTTGTCTCAATAGCGGCCTAACTTAATATTGTCCAATATAACAACGACTGCACTGTCGTGGCTCCAAATATAAACAAAATATAACAGTTTTGCTAAGTCCATTCAATAAAAAAGCCGACCTGGGTTTTCAGGTCGGCTTTTAAAAAAGCTTTAGTATCAATTGCGTTGCGGGACGGAATTTTAATACATATCTCCGTATCCACCATATCCACCACCACCTGCCGGCATTGCCGGGGCCTTCTTTTTCTCAGGTACTTTTCCTATCATTGCGTCTGTGGTTAGCAGAAGCGTTGCTATGCTTGAAGCGTTCTGGATCGCAGTCCTTACCACTTTCGTTGGATCTACAATTCCCTGCTTGACCATATCACAATATTTAGCTTTGCCTGCATCATAACCTTCGTTTCCTTCGGAATTAATTACTTTTTCTACAACGATTGGTGCATTATCTCCTGCATTTTCTACAATCTGACTTAAAGGTGCGGTCAGAGCCCTACGAACAATATCAACACCTGTTGCCTCGTCTCCCTTGAGCTTCAGCGCTTTCAGCTTGGCGATTGCTCTGATAAGCGCGACACCACCGCCAGGTAATATACCCTCTTCAACGGCAGCTCTGGTTGCATGCAATGCGTCTTCTACCCTTGCCTTCTTCTCTTTCATTTCACTTTCAGTTGCCGCTCCAACGTTTATCAGCGCAACTCCGCCGGTCAATTTTGCGAGTCTCTCTTCCAGCTTCTCTCTATCGTAATCAGAAGTAGTGCCCTGGATCTCTGTTCGTATCTGTTCGATTCTTCCCTGTATTGCCTTGCTGCTTCCTGCGCCCTCTATAATAGTTGTATTGTCTTTGTCAATCTCAATTTTCTTCGCCCTGCCAAGGTCTTTGAGCTCGATACTTTCAATATTTATACCTAAATCTTCAAAAACTGCCTGTCCGCCGGTAAGTGTTGCGATGTCCTCTAGCATCGCTTTTCTTCTGTCGCCAAAACCAGGTGCCTTTGCAGCAGCACATTTTAATGTTCCACGAAGCTTGTTAACGACAAGGAGGGTTAATGCCTCTCCTTCAATGTCTTCAGTGATTATCATTAGTGGTTTGCCACTTTGTGCGACTTTTTCCAATACCGGCAATATTGTCTTTGCTGATGAAATCTTCTTTTCATGAATGAGGATGTAAGGATCTTCCAGGATAGTTTGCATCTTCGCTGGATCTGTTACAAAATATGGAGAGAGGTATCCTTTATCAAATTGTAGACCTTCAATCCATGTTGACTCTGTCTGGAGACTTTTCCCCTCTTCAACTGTAATAACACCGTCCTTACCTACTTTTTCCATCGCATCAGCGATTATATTGCCTATTTCTGTATCATGGTTAGAAGATACGGTACCTACCTGCTCTATCTCTTTCCTGCCTTTGACAGGAATACTCATTGCCTTTAATGTATCTACTACTTTATCAACGGCTTGCTCAATACCTCTTTTGAGTGCCATTGCATCTGAGCCGGCAACAACATTTTTCAAACCTTCCTGGAATATTGCCTCTGCAAGCACTGTGGCGGTAGTAGTCCCGTCACCGGCTACATCGCTAGTCTTTGCGGCTACAGACTTTACCATTTGCGCTCCGATGTTTTCTATGTGGTCTTCCAGTTCTATCTCTTTGGCAACGGTTACGCCGTCTTTAGTAATTGTTGGTGACCCAAAACTTTTTTGCAGTATTACGTTCCTTCCTCTTGGTCCAAGAGTTATTTTGACAGCAGACGCAAGTTGATTAATGCCTCTCTTTAAAGCATCAAACGCATCCTGGTCATAAACAATTTTTTTCTTATCAGCCATTTTCTAAAAACCTCCTTTTTTTTATAGTTTCTATCTGAATAAAATAGTTTTATATGTTTTGGAATGGATATTAATAGCAAAAAAAATGCCTGAGATAAGGTATTTAAATTGTTTTATTCATTTTTTCTACTTTATTCATCTCTAAAGCTTATTTTATAGGTGGGTTACGGTATTTGGGATAAAGAAAAAATGGTATATTTTTTTTGAGTGAAATAAGATAATTATATCTCACTGCCTAATTGGCAGTCGCTTGATATTGCGAATACTCAAGATGGTGTCATACTGGCAGTTGGCAGATAGGGGAGGAGTTTTTTACTATAACATAAGGTGTCGCTATTATATATATATCAGTGATCTTATGTGTATCGTAAGTAGAGATGTGCCGAAGTGGGGATTCGAACCACCTGTCTCCAAGTTTGTAAATGGTTTACATACATATACTTAAGGTGAACCCTTTTTATTAGTATTTTAAATTTCGTTGATTTAATAATATTAATATTAAATAGTACAGATTCCCGTTATTTTGGAAGAATGTTAAGCTTATTAGGAAACTCGGGGAAAATGCAAAACAGTAAGTCTGTAACGTCCTAATTAGTGAATAAAACCTACTGCATTCTCAAATACCTTATTTTCTACCGAGCTTTATATTGAATTCTGCAAATATTTCATGGGATTGCATATCTCCTTCGGCTGGTCCCGTAAGCCAAAGCCCGGTATCATCCAGCCCAGCATCCTTTACAATGTCTCCTGCATCATAATATCGATAGCCGAGGTCTAGTGCAAATCGATCATTGACCTTGAAAGTTGTCCCTGCCATCACTTGCCAGGCAAAGTCTGTTTCGCGTCCACCTGGTATTTCGCCACTGAAAGGTGGGAAAATCCAATCAATATCATCGAGGTCATTATGAGCGATGCCGACTCCAACACCGACAAATGGTCGAAATCTGGCCAATTTGACCGGTAAGTCATAATATCCGTTAAACATATAAGCTGTTGACTTAATATCGGCTTCGAAAAAAGTCCCAGCAGCATCTGCTTCGCCTAATTCAAAATCCCAACGGCGAGAGATTGTGAAATCCGTACGAAAGCTCTTGTTAAAGCGATAGCCCAAGCCACCGGTAACAATGGGTGAGTTCTCAATGTCGTCAAGCTTGTCACCACCTGTAAGCGATGGAAATACTATAAATAGAAATGGATTGATATTTGGATTGTCTTCCTCGAAGTCGGCATCCTTTGACCAGGACTAACCGGAACCAACTTTAAAGTAAAACCCGGAGTCCTTGGCAAGTGCCTTCCCTGCCGAAAGAAAAAAGATAATGCAAATTGCCGATACAATTACTACGGTTGGTCTTTTTTTGGATGCGTCCATATCTCTCTCCTTTTCTCAATAATTTATGTTTATTACACTTGGAAAAAAATTACATAAAATTTAAGAGTGTTTAGATTAACGGATAACAAGAGATGCATAATTTAATAACTGATACTTGCGCTTTATACTAACCTTCATCAGCTTTGTAGTCAATCAACTATCTTAAGTATATCATGTCCTGTTTCATAAAGCAAAACATATTATCGGTTGAGACTAAATCAATTACTTATTTTTTTTTCAAAAAGCTTGATGGTCTTTGCGTCTTTACTGAAGGTATGAGGATGTTCTGTGTTTTCTTAGAAATTCTGTTGTAAGTCTTCGGTTATTTAAGAGAAATGTTAATGATTTGTGTTTAAAAGAGTTAAGATATGCCGAAGCGGGGATTCGAACCCCGACATCCTTGCGGACACTAGCTCCTGAAGCTAGCGCGTCTGCCAATTCCGCCACTTCGGCATGTTGTTGAAGAATAACAACTTAAGTTATTATCAGAAAATATTATAGATATTTATGTGATAAATACCAGTTTATTCCAGTTAAATATTTTATTGCTTTGCTCAGGTAAGTAGGTATTCTATTGTTACATTTCTGTCACGCTCTTTTTCCAGTAGTCGGATTAATCAACCTTGTCTCCAATGTATTACCCGATGAGAAAAACTGTGCAGGTGCTGACTGCGTAAAATTTAAACGTCTATGGAATCCGCCAGGTAACACAACTCTACCATTACCACCTATGTTAGTTATTGCTATCTTTTGCCCACCATACTCTATCCAGAATTTTATTTCTATTAGTGCTGGTTCGTTATTGGGGTTACTAATTCATATTTTAATTCCATACAAAGATATATTTTTTGCATAATTCCATGCCTCCTTACTTCCCTATAACCTAAATTGGAGAAAAAAGTTAATAACTATGCAATGTGTCTTCCTGGATGCCGAAAGCATCAAAAATAATTTTTTGTCTTTTGGATAATTCGCTGAGAATCGGATCGTTTTTCTCTATGTGAGTGATTTTTAATTTTTTGAGTTCAGCAAATAATTCTTTTACT of the Candidatus Scalindua japonica genome contains:
- a CDS encoding outer membrane protein, producing the protein MNPFLFIVFPSLTGGDKLDDIENSPIVTGGLGYRFNKSFRTDFTISRRWDFELGEADAAGTFFEADIKSTAYMFNGYYDLPVKLARFRPFVGVGVGIAHNDLDDIDWIFPPFSGEIPGGRETDFAWQVMAGTTFKVNDRFALDLGYRYYDAGDIVKDAGLDDTGLWLTGPAEGDMQSHEIFAEFNIKLGRK
- the groL gene encoding chaperonin GroEL (60 kDa chaperone family; promotes refolding of misfolded polypeptides especially under stressful conditions; forms two stacked rings of heptamers to form a barrel-shaped 14mer; ends can be capped by GroES; misfolded proteins enter the barrel where they are refolded when GroES binds); amino-acid sequence: MADKKKIVYDQDAFDALKRGINQLASAVKITLGPRGRNVILQKSFGSPTITKDGVTVAKEIELEDHIENIGAQMVKSVAAKTSDVAGDGTTTATVLAEAIFQEGLKNVVAGSDAMALKRGIEQAVDKVVDTLKAMSIPVKGRKEIEQVGTVSSNHDTEIGNIIADAMEKVGKDGVITVEEGKSLQTESTWIEGLQFDKGYLSPYFVTDPAKMQTILEDPYILIHEKKISSAKTILPVLEKVAQSGKPLMIITEDIEGEALTLLVVNKLRGTLKCAAAKAPGFGDRRKAMLEDIATLTGGQAVFEDLGINIESIELKDLGRAKKIEIDKDNTTIIEGAGSSKAIQGRIEQIRTEIQGTTSDYDREKLEERLAKLTGGVALINVGAATESEMKEKKARVEDALHATRAAVEEGILPGGGVALIRAIAKLKALKLKGDEATGVDIVRRALTAPLSQIVENAGDNAPIVVEKVINSEGNEGYDAGKAKYCDMVKQGIVDPTKVVRTAIQNASSIATLLLTTDAMIGKVPEKKKAPAMPAGGGGYGGYGDMY
- the lon gene encoding endopeptidase La, which encodes MKAKKKNPIKSGKTELDKAKIPGQFEPESLTVPDELPVLGLKDVVVFPQMVTALGVSTDEELKLLDNVLATNRFVALVTHKEEEKNKLVPSDLYEYGTASVVLQMLRMPDDTAKMLVQGISRIHIKEFTSIEPFFKAKVDVLQDVIDKEDVETEALATNARNQFSRMISVAPNLPEELKIVTVNIDDPGKLSDLISSHLNISVPEKQQILESTNVKERLQKINTFINNEMQVLELAGKIQTQVKNEMDKGQREYYLRQQLKAIQEELGEGDDQAAEVKELRKKLKQAKLPEEAQKEADRELSRLSRMHPSSAEYTVARTYLDWLIALPWSTSTKDNLNIPSAQKVLDTDHYNLKKVKERILEYLAVRKLKKDMKGPILCFVGPPGTGKTSLGKSIARAMGRKFIRMSLGGIRDEAEIRGHRRTYVGALPGRIIQGLRKVSSNNPVYMLDEVDKLVSDFHGDPSSALLEVLDPEQNYSFSDHYLDVPFDLSKVMFITTANILDTIPHALRDRMEVLYLPGYSKEEKLEIAKQYLVPKQFEAHGLKSNNLKINDKTVRIIISDYTREAGLRNLEREIGTVCRKVAKEVASGNTKTVKVNSKNISEFLGPIKFFSEIADRSIEPGVATGLAWTQSGGEILFIESTRMPGSGKLTLTGQLGDVMKESAQAAMSYVRAKANTVNIIIEDFSKYDYHIHVPAGAIPKDGPSAGVTMAISLISLFKKAATNPHVAMTGEITLRGRVLSVGGVKEKVLAAKRAGITTVILPKRNEKDLIDVPDKAKEKLSFKFVENVDQILPIVFGNKKLRKKQQKLQPGR
- a CDS encoding Hsp20/alpha crystallin family protein; translation: MAKHSSIEKLFEEFFFMAKSHDFAPSTPWQPPTDVYETEKNIIVKMAVSGLQPEDISVLFSDQILTVNGKRDNDTTHHKVCFHQVEIRHGYFERKIKTPKQVDANNIHATYENGFIVITIPKAEKAFNSTISIKISY